The following are encoded in a window of Lonchura striata isolate bLonStr1 chromosome 33, bLonStr1.mat, whole genome shotgun sequence genomic DNA:
- the VPS45 gene encoding vacuolar protein sorting-associated protein 45, which yields MNAVLAVRQYVSKMIEDSGPGMKVLLMDRETTGAVSVVYTQSEILQREVYLFERLDSPNREPMKHLKAICFLRPTKENVELLVQELRRPKYSIYFIYFSNVISKSDVKALAEADEQEVVAEVQEFYGDYIAVNPHVFSLNLLGCCRGRSWDPAQLTRTTQGLTALLLSLKKCPMIRYQLSSEPAKRLAECVKQVITKEYELFDFRRTEVPPLLLILDRSDDAITPLLNQWTYQAMVHELLGINNNRIDLSRVPGISKDLREVVLSAENDEFYANNMYLNFAEIGTNIKNLMEDFQRRKPKEQQKLESIADMKAFVENYPQFKKMSGTVSKHVTVVGELSRLVAERNLLEVSEVEQELACQNDHSSALQSVRRLLQSPRVSELDAARLVMLYALRYERHASSGLPALLEELRGRGGTDRYRKLVSAVVEYGGKRVRGSDLFSPKDAVAITKQFLKGLKGIENVYTQHQPLLQETLDQLIKGKLKDSQYPYLGPNTLRDRPQDIIVFLIGGATYEEALTVFNLNRSNPGVRIVLGGTTIHNTRSFLEEVTAAGFRGRSTDSSQVPPRSSSRR from the exons ATGAACGCGGTGCTGGCGGTCCGGCAGTACGTGTCCAAGATGATCGAGGACAGCGGCCCCGGCATGAAGGTGCTGCTGATGGACCGGGAGACG ACCGGCGCCGTGAGCGTGGTGTACACCCAGTCCGAGATCCTGCAGCGCGAGGTTTATCTCTTCGAGCGCCTCGACTCACCCAACAGGGAGCCCATGAAGCACCTCAAGGCCATCTGCTTCCTGCGGCCCACCAAG GAGAACGTGGAGCTCCTGGTGCAGGAGCTGCGAAGGCCCAAGTACAGCATCTACTTCATCT ATTTCAGCAACGTCATCAGCAAGAGCGATGTGAAGGCCTTGGCCGAGGCCGATGAGCAGGAGGTCGTGGCTGAAGTCCAG GAGTTCTATGGCGACTACATTGCGGTGAACCCACACGTCTTCTCCCTGAACCTCCTGGGCTGCTGCCGG GGCCGCAGCTGGGACCCGGCTCAGCTCACCAGGACAACCCAAGGgctcactgctctgctcctgtccctgaaGAAGTGCCCCATGATCCGGTACCAGCTCTCCTCAGAGCCAGCGAAGCGCTTGGCCGAGTGTGTGAAG CAAGTGATCACGAAGGAGTACGAGCTGTTTGATTTCCGGCGCACAGAGGTCCCTcccctgctcctcatcctggaCCGGTCGGACGATGCCATCACCCCACTCCTGAACCAG TGGACGTACCAGGCCATGGTCCACGAGCTGCTGGGGATCAACAACAACCGCATCGACCTGTCCCGGGTGCCGGGGATCAGCAAGGACCTGCGGGAGGTCGTCCTGTCAGCTGAGAACGACGAGTTCTACGCCAAC AACATGTACCTGAACTTCGCCGAGATTGGCACCAACATCAAGAACCTGATGGAGGATTTCCAGAGGAGGAAGccaaaggagcagcagaagctggaGTCCATAGCAGATATGAAG GCCTTTGTGGAGAACTACCCTCAGTTCAAGAAGATGTCAGGCACAGTGTCCAAGCACGTGACAGTGGTGGGGGAGCTGTCCCGGCTGGTGGCGGAGCGGAACCTGCTGGAGGTGTCAGaggtggagcaggagctggcctGCCAGAATGACCATTCCAGTGCCCTCCAG AGCGTGCGGCGGCTGCTGCAGAGCCCGCGGGTGTCGGAGCTGGACGCGGCACGGCTGGTGATGCTCTACGCGCTGCGCTACGAGCGCCACGCCAGCAGCGGCCTCCCGgcgctgctggaggagctgcgcggccgcggcggcACCGACAGGTACCGCAAG CTGGTGTCTGCCGTGGTGGAGTACGGAGGGAAGCGTGTCCGAGGCAGTGACCTGTTCAGCCCCAAGGATGCCGTGGCCATCACCAAGCAGTTCCTCAAAGGCCTGAAG GGCATCGAGAACGTGTACACCCAGcaccagcccctgctccaggaAACCCTGGACCAGCTCATCAAGGGAAAGCTCAAGGACAGCCAGTATCCCTACCTGGGCCCCAACACACTCCGGGACAG GCCTCAGGACATTATCGTGTTCCTCATCGGAGGGGCCACCTACGAGGAGGCTCTGACCGTGTTCAACCTGAACCGCTCCAACCCC